The DNA sequence CTCAGTTGCCGTTTTTTCAGATAGTCGTGGAGATGAACCAGGGTTTCCGGATGAGTGAGAGTCTTCCCCGGCATGTGCAAGCCGGTTTCCTGGTTCTGCAAGCGAGCCAAGCGACCCCGGATATACTCCGTGGCTACGGCCAGTTTCCGCTGTCGGGTTTTTTTGGTCTGCCGGGCAATTTCGGCCTTATAGGCCACGACAAAGCGGCGGCCGTCAAGGGTGACTTCCCGGAAACATTCTTGCTCCTCCAGGGGGGTGCCATCACTCTTCCACCGTTTGATTTGTGCCTGAACATCCTGAGCCGTGGCCTGGATGGCCTGCCGGGAGATGAGATTATGCCTCAAAGGCCGGGCGACGATATAATCCAGCTGAGCTTCGCCCAGGACCGCCAGGTTGTCTTGGCTGAGCAGTCCCCGATCACTGACCACGACGCAGCGTTGCACCGGGAAGCGGGCTTTGACATCGAGAATAACTTTCCGGAAGATCGCTTTATCAGTGGTTTCTCCAGGAAACACCTGATGACAGAGAGGAATACCATCTTTGGTCATGACCAGTCCCAGCACTACCTGAGGGCAACCGGAATGGTCCCGATCATAGCCGTAATTTTGCAACGTCGGTTTATCCGATTGGGAGGAGGGATTTCGGACCTTATCCGCTCGCTCAATCTCACAATAGCACGAGGTCAGGTCGTAAAAAACCAAGTCCAGGGGTGCGTCGAAGAGGGTCAGGATCGGCCAGGCCAGTTTGGGCTCCAATTCTGCTTTGTGTTCAATGAGAAAGTCCAAAGAGCGTAACAAGTGATTATAATCAACCTGCTGCCGGTCGATACCGGGAAGGTGCACCCCCTCGAGCCAATCCAAGAGGTGGAGTTTGGCCATGGGATCTAAGAGACGCTTGGCTACCATAACTTTGAGGTTGGCAATGACATCGAACTCGAACTGCCTACCCTGGAGGAATTTTTTGAAAACCTGGGTCCAGTCCATCTCCTCCCAGAGGCGGAAGATGGTATAAATAGAGCCGAAATCCAGGCTACCCGTAGGAGGGATGCTCTCTTGCGGCTTTGCTTCTTCGAGTTTAAAGAATATTTTCAATCCTGCGATAATTTCTTGGATTTGTTCAGAGGAGTATTGCGAAGCCGAGCCGAAGTTAACCAGAATCCGCTGCCGAACTTTGCCCTCTTTAGTCCGGTAAGATTCGACGATGTGGAGGGACTGATAAATCTTATCGCCCCGTTTTCGAGTGGTCGTCCGCAAGTACATGACGCCACTATAGCATGGTAGCTTAGTTTGTCAATATATAAAGATATTATATATATATAATATTATATGCCGACACTACAGGGTGGTGATTTTTCGTATCTAACCGATTGAATTTGTTCAGGGGCAACCTGGAATTTTGCGTTTTACTGATAATCTCCGGATACTCCAGTGGATAAAACCGATTTTCCAAAAAATTTCCGTGCCAGGTATTGATAGAGGGGGGGATAGGAGTCCCAGTCTCCGGGTTGGCGGTTTCGGGTAATAGCAGGGTGGGTAGGCGGAGGCAAGCAGGCGGCCCGCCTGGCTCCCTTCCCTCTCCCCCAAGGACGGTAGGCGGTAGGCGGCAAGTCCAGGGTAGTCCATTTACCCGCTGAGATAGCACGAGATAGGGAAGAGTCTGTGACAAAGGAACTGGTCCCTTCGACGACTGGTTTTATGGATAAAAAAGCTACAGTACGAAATATCAGCGCCCAAGAGGAATGGCGTCAGGGGCGGACTGCCGCGCTTATTACAGCAAGCAAGGTTCACCAGAACATAGGCAGTCGAAAGGAGATAGCTTCTCGGTCCGTCCTACCAGAACTCTCCAACACACACATGATCAGGGTGGCCTGAGATGCTGAAAAAAACTTTTTTTGCCATGACAGGTTGGAAATGCGGTTGGAAACAAAAAACAAAGGGCTGGCCATAATCAGCCAACCCTTTAAAATCCTTGGGGTGAGCGACGGGATTTGAACCCGCGGCCACCGGGGCCACAACCCGGTGCTCTGCCACTGAGCTACGCCCACCATCTAAATTTAAAATGTATCACAGTATGGCAGAGATGACAAGCTCCTGACCGAAAATTGGCAGGAGGGAAAGCTGCCTCCTCTATGACAGACCAAGGTCTTGCTTAAATCGGTCCAAGCCGACTTCGTCGATAATTTTGCCGAGGCGCTTTTTCTTCCCGGCCTGGGCATACCATTCGATGACCTGGTCAACGAGTTGCAGAGCCTGTTGGTCGTCCAGGGCGTCGGCGATAACATCGGCCAGTCGGGGCTTGATGCCGGAGACAAAACCGCCGGCATAGACCCGCCAACCGTTTTTAAAACCTACCAGGCCGACATCTTTAATGGTGCTCTCGGCGCAGGAGTTGGGACAACCGGAGACTCCCATCTTAAATTTATACGGCAGTTCGAACCCATGATATTTGCTGTCTAATGCCAGTCCCACCTTGACGGCGTCCTGCAAGGCAATGCGACAGAAAGTGGTACCGGGACAGATCTTCACCGAACGGACGCACAGGCCGATAGCAGCACCGGGAGGCATCCCTAATTCTTGCCAGACCTGGTCCAAGTCTGCTTCTTGGAGCCCCACCAGAGCCATACGCTGCGCCGAAGTTAATTTGATAGCCTTGACACCGTATTTTTCGGCGACATCCGCCAATCGGCGTAACTGATTAAAGTCGGTGATAATTCCCCCCGGTATATGGGGGGCGATGGCGAACGAGGTCTTGTCTCGCTGTAAAATAGCCCCTTTTTTCAGGATGTCTTCAGCCATGGAACTCCTCCTTGTTCATGAATCACCTCGGGATAGGGTAATAGCTCTGTACTGCCTAATCCTGCAACCGCACCCAGACCGCCTGCGGACCCTTGAGACCCTCCTCCAAGGCCAGCTTGACTTTGTGGCCTACCTGGAGTTTGTCAAAATTGCCTTTTTTTAGCGCATGGGCATGAAAATAAACTTCCTCGCCGTCTGCGGTTTCGATAAAACCGAAGTCCTCATCCGGAAAGATCCGCGCTATTTTACCCAAGACGGTATTTTCCGGGTGGGTTTTGACCCGCTGCTGCCGGGTATCGGAAGTTTCCTGCAGCCGGCGATCCAGGACGTCGAACGCCTCAATGATAAGGGGCGACACCAGCTCCCCCTGACGGGTGACGGTCAGGGTGTTGCCCGGAACCGCAGCAATGATGCGGATTTCGAACTGGCCCTGTCGGTGGCGTCCACCCCCGATCAGTTCTACCCTGGCGTTGACGATGGGATCATTATAACGTTTTTGCAGGCGGGTCAATTCTTCTTCGATTTTCTCTTTCCATTCCGGCAAGATTTCGATGTTTTGACCCTCAATAAAAATGTTTAACGGAAGCATAGGCTAACCTCCTGCTATCATCAGGATGTTGATTTTTTAACAGATTTTTCAGAGTTTGTCGACGATAACCATTCATTTCGGCGGAAAAAGAGTTATCGAGCGCTTTCCGTCGCCGTTGTCTTATGGTAAATTTATCATAAGTGGATAATCTTACCACTAAAGGGAGGAGCAGTCATGCAGCAGGCCAGGTTCTATGAAGTAGAAGAAGATAACAAGGTAAGGTGTTATCTGTGTGCCCATGGATGCGTCATCGACCCAGGAAAACGAGGCATCTGTATGGTACGGGAAAACCGGGATGGCGTCCTATATTCTTTGGTGTACGGCAAAATTATCTCTCGTAATGTGGACCCCATTGAAAAAAAACCTTTATTTCATTTTCTGCCTGGAAGTCGATCTTTCTCCATTGCTACAGTAGGATGCAACCTGCAATGTCAGCACTGCCAGAATTATGAAATTTCTCAATGGCCGCGTTTGAGAAAAAATGGATTTCCTGGAGACGATCTGACACCTTCCCAGATCGTAGCCGAAGCCAAGAGCAGCGGCTCCCTGAGCATTGCCTATACCTATACCGAACCGACGATTTTTGCGGAGTTTGCTTATGATACAGCCGTGTTAGCCAAGGGCGAGGGCATCCGCAATGTCTTTGTCTCCAACGGCTTTATGAGCGAACGGTCCGCAACGACCATGGCCGAGGTGATAGACGCAGACAATATCGATCTAAAAAGTTTTTCGGACTCGTTTTATCGGAAGATATGCAAGGCCAGATTGCAGCCGGTGCTGGATACTATTGAGCGTATGAAGCATCTCGGAGTTTGGGTGGAGGTAACCACCCTGATCATCCCGGGTCTGAACGACTCCGACCAGGAGCTTAAAGAAATAGCTGATTTCATCAAGGGGGTAGGGGTAGATATTCCCTGGCACGTCTCCGCCTTCTATCCCACCTATAAGATGCTTGATCGGCCCCGGACGCCGGTAGCAACCCTGCGCCGCGCCCGGCAGATCGGTTTGGAGGCGGGCCTGCGTTATGTCTATACCGGCAACATCCCAGGAGAAAATGGCGAGAAAACCTTCTGTTACGCCTGTGGCGCCATGGTCATCGACCGCTTCGGTTATGCCATCAACCAGAATCTCCTGAAAAATGGCGCCTGTCCTCAATGCGGGGCGCGTATCGACGGCGTCTGGAGTTAGGCATCCTTGCGATTATAGGCAGACGGGAAAAAAATTTTTCCCACCCAGGCGCCGATTATTGTCTCCTGTGGGGTTTAGTAGGACATAAAGGCGAAAAAAAGCTTTTCGCACCCACAGGAGGAAATCAGAAATGACGATACATTGTCGTAAAAGATGGTTGTCTTTGATCTTAACCCTGGCCCTGAGCCTCGGTTTAGCTGGCATCGCCACGGCTGGCCATTGGGGTATGGACGGATGCTGCGACATGGATATGGGCCACGGACGGGGAATGCACGGCATCCGGCTGACACCCGAACAGGCAGCCCAAGTGTTTGATCTACATCAGAAATTTATGAATGATACGGTCGACTTGCGCAAACAGATGATGATCAAGCGGGCAGAGCTGGGAGAGCTGTGGCGGGCCAAGGAACCGGACAAGGCCAAGATTGCGGCCAAAGAAAAGGAGATCAGCGTCCTGCGCGACCAATTCCGGGAAAAGGCTATAGCACATAAGATCGAGATGAAGAAGAATTGTCCTATGATGGGCCGCGGCATGGGGCCCGGCCCAGGCCAACCTCCCCAAGGTGGCAAGTAGTCTGCTGTAAACCCTCACCCCGCCCAGCCAGAGCCGGAGCGGCCTTTGGGTCATCCTGCTCTGGCTGTTTTCTTCATCGGTTGCTTGGGAGGAATACAAGTGGGGCGAATACAAGATTTGCCCTTACGGCTGAGACTGCCGGTGTTGCAGTGTTGCAGGGCGGAAAAGCGGAGCGCATCCCGTCTTCTAAAAAGCTCCGACACCAATTTGCATGATTCGCAGGTAACCCACAGGTAATGGTAATTATCGAGAAATCGAGGTTTTTAAATGCAGGGTGGGCACCGCCCACCACTCCTTGATTTCTTCTCTCAGATAGCTGAAGTATTACGCATTATTTCAAAATTACCCGCAACCCCTGAATATGACTTATTATCATGGCTTGTGAGTAATTTTTAGAAATTGACAATTACCTCGCTTTTCTCCCTATCCCTGCATTATTTCGCCTGCATTTCTGCCAGCAGGCGCAGCACCCGTCCGGCAGCGCCGCTGGCCTGGCAGACGGTGTCAGTGATATCCTGGGGGCCCAAACAGGTCCCGGCCAGGAAGATGCCGGGTCGACTGGACTCCACCGGGTGCATGATGTGGTGTTTCGGTATATAAAAACCCTGTTCATCCCGTTTCGGGGCCTGATCCAAAAAAGGCGGCAGGGTCTTGGGACCCTCCAGACCGACCGCCAACACCGCCAGATCCACGGTGAGATACCCCAGCCGCCCGGTTTCCAGGTCTTCGTAAACAATTACCGGTCGTTCCCCTTCATCCGGGCAGATGCGGCCGGGTAAGGCCTTGACAAAGCGTACCCCGGCAGCACGCGCCCGCAGGTAGAGCTCTTCGCAGCCTTTCCCCGAAGTGCGGATATCATTATAAAAAATTGTTACTTCGATCGTCGGATCATGCTCCAGGGCCAGCATGGCCTCTTTAATCGAGGCGGTGCAGCAGTAGCCGGAACAGTAGGGCAGAAACCGCCGGTCCCGGGACCCGACGCACTGGATAAAGGCCAGTTTCCGCACCGGTTGGCCCGAATGGGTTACCAGGCTGCCCGAAGTGGGCCCCGAGGCGCAGACCAGTCTTTCAAACTCCAGGTTGGTAAGCACCTGGGGCAACCGGCCATAGCCGTATTCGCTCTTCAGGCTCGGGTCGAAAGGAGCGGCTCCGGTTGCCAGGACGATGGCCCCCACCTGAAGATGCAGGGTGCGGGGGACGTCGTCCAGATTAATGGCCTGGCGGCCGCAGGTCTTGGCGCACTGCCGGCAGTCGATACAGTATTCTTTCTCGATGGTGGCTCGCAGAGGCACGGCTTGGGCAAAGATAATCCGGATGCAGGTGCGGGGTTTCATCCCCAGGTTCCATCGACTGGGCAGGATAACGGGGCAGACCTCGGCGCAACTGCCGCAGCCGACACATTTCGTCATGTCCACGTAGCGCGGTTTGAGGGTGACCTTGACGTGAAAATTCCCCGGTTCGCCCGCGATCTGTTCGAGTACGGCGTAGGTGAGCAGCTCGATGTTGGGATGGGTCGCCACTTCCACCAGTTTTGGTCCCAGGATACAGATGGAACAGTCCAGGGTGGGGAAGGTCTTGTCCAGCTTCGCCATATTACCGCCGATGCTCAGGGATTCGTCCAGCAGATAAACCTTCAAACCGGCTTTGGCCAGATCTAGGGCTACCTCACATCCCCCCACTCCTCCCCCGACCACCAGAACCGACCGATGTACCTCTGCCGGTCGGGGAAGAAAAGACGTCTTGGCCTCCAGGGCCAGGAGCAACTCAGCGGCGGCGCTCTCCACGTCCCGCCAGGCCCACAGATCAACCACCGGTGCCCGCAAGGTGGTCAAAAGCTTAAAAAATCGGGAGCTTAACTCCGGGCCGCAGGCCGCCAGGACATACTGCTCAGGCGCCTCCTCTAAGATCTGCTGGAGCCTGGCCAGACCGGTGGGAGTGCAGCACGGCTCCAACACCACCGCTTCGACCTGTTGGGTCGCCAACTCCGAGACGACCGCGTGTAGGTCCACCTTCAGATCAGGACAGTTACAGAGCAGGAGCTTTTTGCCAGCCATAGGTGTGCAGTTTCCGGTTTTTCCCCTGGTTCCCAAGCTAGAGCTCGGAACTGAGATAGATGAGAGCTTCTCCCCTAATGCAACGGCCTTGAGAGTCAAGGTGAAGGGGTTTTCGGTTCCTCCACCGCCTTCGAACCAAGTTCAGCCAATTTCCGGGTCATGTCTATGATCAACTGTTGGAAGGCCCGGCCTTCGGTAGCCGAAATCCAGGCTAGCTGCAAGCGCTCCGGATTAATGCCCTGGGCCTCCAGTTTTGCCTGCAAGCGCTCCATTCTGGTCTTGGCCCGTAGGTTGCCGCTGATGTAGTGACAGTCCCCGGGGGGGTGACAGCCGGTAACCAAAACCAAACCGGCGCCTTTGGCAAAGGCATGCTGCACGAACTTAGGGTGCACCCGGCCGGCGCACATGGTGCGGATCAGGCGCACCGCGGCGGGGTATTGCAGACGGGAGACGCCAGCGAAATCGGCTCCGGCATAAGAACACCAGTTACAGGCAAAAGCCAGGATTTTTTGCTCCGGGGATTCGGCCAGGGCTTCATCAATCTGGGCCAGGATCATCTCATCGGTAAATCCGTAGGCGGTTACCGCTTCCGCCGGACAGGCGCCGGCGCAGACCCCACAGCCTTTGCAGGCCGCCACAATAACCCGGGCCTTGGTCTCCCCCTCCCGGTCATAAAGCTCAATTGCCTGAAAGGGGCACTGCTGAAAACAACGCTTGCAGCCGGTACATTTTTCCGGGTCAATTTCGCAGACGATACCGTCGAGGGTGATAGTATCGCGACTAAAGAGGCCCACTAGCTTGGCGGCGGCGCCGCTGGCCTGGGCCATAGAAGCGGCGATATCTTTAGGTCCCTGGCAGGTTCCGGCCAGGTAGACGCCGTCCAGGATGGTATCCAGAGGCCTGAGTTTGGGATGAGCTTCCAGAAAGAAACCGTCCTCGCCCACCGGCAGTTTCAAAACGTCCCGCAAAGGCTGGCCATCTCCCGGCATCATCCCTACAGCCAGCACGACCAGGTCTACCAGGTCTTCGGTCTCGATCCGGAATAGTTCATTTTCTGCTGTAATAGCGACCCTATCGCCCGACGCCGCCAGTTCCCGTACCGGTCCCCGGAGAAACAAGACACCCGCCTCCCGGGCCTGGGTGTATAATGCCTCCCATTCTCTCCGGATGGTGCGGATGTCCCGGTAGTAAAGGCGAATCCGGGCTTCAGGGAATCTTTTCTTGAGCTCCAGGGACTGTTTCAAGGCGGTGGGGCAGCAGATGCGGGAGCAGTAGCGGTTGCCGTCTTCTTCTCGGGAGCCGACGCACAGGATAAAGGCAATATCCCGAGGTGCTGGACCTGGGAAAATGCCGCTGTCTGGCGCGGCGCCGGACTCGATGGCTGCCAGACGTGCTTCCAGTTGCAGCGAGGTCAGCACCTGGGGAAGACTGGCCCAGACCTCGTAGCGGCTGCCAACCGGATCAAAGGGGGTAAAACCGGTGGCCACGATGAGGCTGCCGACGGTGAAGGTATACAGTGTCGGACCGGACTCGAGAGTGATGGCCTCCTGGGGGCACACTTCGAGGCAGGCTCCACATCGGGTGCACTGTTCCGAATCGATGACATATCCGGTCGGAAAGGCGTGCGGCGAAGGCAGGTAGATGGCCGCGTGGTCATTGATCTGGACAGGACAGACGGCGGCGCATTGACCACACAGATTGCAGGTGGCGCCCACCATTCGAGGTTTTTGCGTGATCTCAAGCTGATAACTTCCCAAATGCCCGGTCATGGCGGCTACTTCACTGCCGACCAGGATTTCAATCTGAGGGTGGAGACTGGCTGCGGCCATGAGAGGATTGATGAGGGTGAAGGCCTTCTGGCCGTAAGGAAAAGTGCGGTGCAGGCGGTTGGCCCACCCGCCCAGAATTGGGGCTTTTTCCACCAGGACGACTTTATGGCCGGACTCGGCGATGTCCAGGGCCGCCCGCAATCCGGCCGGTCCGCCGCCGATCACCAGGGCCTGGCGAGTTACGGGGACTTGCCGATCAGACAATGGTTGAGCCAGACGTGCCTTGGCCAATCCCATGCGGATCAATTCGAGGGCTTTGGCTTCAGCCGGCTGTGGCTCGCGGGAGTGGACCCAGGAACAGTGCTCCCTGAGGTTGACGATCTCGAGGAGATAGGGATTTAATCCGGCCCCGGCTAGCATCCGCCGGAAGGTCATCTCGTGCATCTTGGGAGAGCAGGCCGCGATAACGATCCGGTTAAGGTTCCGTTCGGCGATGTCCTGCAGGATTTCCTGTTGCCCCGCCTCGGAGCAACTGTATAGTTGATGTCGGCAGACGGCTACATCCGGCAGGTTTTGTACCTGGGCCGCCAAGGTACCGGGGCGCACTACGCCGGCAATATTGAGGCCACAGTGGCAGATATAGCATCCGAGTCGCAGGGGTTCCGTCATGGCACTACAACAACACGAGTTTGCACGCATAAATTGGCATGTTCTGAGGAACACAACGAAATACGAAAGAATGATTGGTGGCGCAGGCCTCCTGGCCTGTGCACCAGCGTGTTGGCTGGAAAGCCTGCACCACCTTCTTTCATCAAAGGTTCGCCCATCTTCCGCTCACATTCGATTTACAAGGCACCGCCACTTGTCAACCTGGCCACCGCTTCGTCCCAGACATGGGAAAATTCCCCCGGCAGGGCCACCACTTCCTCGCGGATGATGGTGATGGCGCCCTCATCACAGATGTTCCGGCAGACCCCGCAAAGGCTGCAGGTCTCATTCTGGAGATATACCCGCTCCCCTTCCCGGACAATAGCCTTGACCGGACAGAGATCGATACACTTGGTGCAAGATACCGGACAGAGTTCATCCCGGATGATTACCCGGCCAATAAATTTCGGGCTGATTTCAATAGCCTGAGTACGGCAGAGCAGCAGGCACTGGCTGCAGCGCAGACAGAGCTCGGGTTGGGGAAAGACATGGCTGCGGTCTTCGGCCAACTGTATGACCTGACGGGGACAGGCGTCCAGGCAGACCCGGCAGTTTTTGGGGCAATCGGTTAAAGTATTGGGAATCAGGCGGCGCTCCTGACGGCACCAATGGACTTCGCCTTCCGGCAGTGGCGGACAGGGCTCCGGGCATTTAGCGGTATCGATAGTGATAGAGGGATAAAAATCTGCCATCCCCTGGTGGTCGGCCAGTATTGTCTTGGGTTGACCGTTATAAAACAGGGTCACTGCTCCGGTAGGGCAGAAATGCGAGCAGACCTCGCAGAGTACGCAGATCCGGGGGTCGATGGTGATATCCAGGTCAACTTCGCCGGAAATGATGCTCACCGCCTGCCGAGGGCAGACCGTGGAGCAGACCTCACATTTGAGGCAGCGCGTTTTATCCACCACCAGGCTGACCTGTTCCGCGTAGAGGGACAGGGTGAGTTCCAGTCTTTGGCCGGTCTCCCGTTTTTTGATCGGATAACGCATGCCGTCCTACATTTCCTCTTTATACAGGTCAGATACTACCATTCACTATATCACCGACCCTGAGTGAACACAAGGAACATCGGTTGCGGGCAGGATGTCTTTTTAATTTTTTTAAAGGATTTAGGTCGGTTAGAAAATAAGTTTTGAGGTCGAAGTTCCGAGGATCGAATTGAACAGAGATTCTTGAATTAACTGAGTAAATTTTGGTTCATTCGACGAAGGCGTACTTTATTCCGCCAAAAACCTTATTTTTGTAAAGGAGTCAGTCGTTTCTTCCGGACCGTGCTCGGCTATGCTTCCGGTGCCAGTATTTCTGCCAGTACCGCAACTACGAGTGGTTCGTCTTCCGGCAAGATGGTCCGCAGGTCCAACAGCAACCGTTGTTGTTCCAGGCGGGCGATGATCGGCGGCTGTGCCTGCCGCAGGGCTTGTTCCAGGCGGTGGGGTGGCCAGTCCGGGTGTTCCAGGCTCAGGGCGCGGCTGGGAAGTTCCACCTGCGGCAGGGCGCCGCCGCCGACGCGGGCGATGCTGGGCCAGAGGTTCACCCGGAACGGTGGCGGCAACCGGCGGCGCAGGCGCCGGGCCAGATTGAGTGCCTGGCGGTTTATGGCCGCTAGAGGTTTGGTAATCATCCGCAGAGTGGGGATTGCTTGTACCGCCTCCTGTTCGTCCCGGTAAAGCCGCAGGGTCGCCTCCAGACCGGCCAGGGTCAATTTATCGGGCCGCAGGGCGCGGGTAAGGGGATTGCGTTTTAACTGCTCCACGTATTGCCTGTTTCCCAAGGCGATGCCAGCCTGGGGGCCGCCCAATAGCTTATCGCCGCTGAACACCACCAGGTTAACCTTTTGACCCAGGGCTTCAAGCACCGACGGCTCTCTGTCGATGCCATGGCGGCTCAGATCCAGGAAACAGCCGCTGCCCAGGTCCTCCGCCACCGGAAGATGGTATTTTTCCCCCAGGGCCACTAGGTCGGCCAGAGGCACTTCTTTGGTAAATCCGGTAATACGAAAGTTGCTGGTATGGACCTTGAGCAGCAGAGCGGTTTCGGAAGAGATGGCCTGTTCGTAATCGAACAGGTGGGTCTTGTTGGTGGTCCCCACTTCCCGCAGGATAGCGCCGCTGGCCCGCATCACATCGGGCATGCGGAAGGAACCGCCGATTTCCACCAATTGGCCCCGCGAGACGATTACTTCCCGACCCTGGGCCAGGGTATTAAGCATCAGCAGCACGGCCCCGGCGTTGTTATTGACGATCAGGGCGGCCTCGGCGCCGGTCAACTCCCGAAGCAATTTTTCCAGGTGATCATGACGGGATCCCCGGCGCCCTTCCTTTAGGTGATACTCCAGATTGGAATAATGACCGGCGACCTCCAGCATCTGCTGGATCGCTGCCCCGGGCAGCGGTGAACGACCCAGATTTGTGTGGATAATAACGCCGGTGGCATTAACGACGCGCCTCAGGCAAGGTCGCTGCAACTCCTCGACGACATCTTCTACCCGTTTGATAAGCTCGGTTTCCGATAGCCTGGCTGGTAGCACTGCGGCTGGGCTTTCTAAAAGCTGCTGCCGATAGTCGGTCAGGACCCGACGGATGGCTTTAGTCAGTAACGGCCGTGGGAACGCCTGCGGGTAGGGATGTTCCTGAAAATAAAGCAGCAGTTCCTCCACCGCCGGTAATTGGCGCAATAATCGCTGACGTTGTTCATCCATGCTGACACATTCCTGTTATAGTAGTTGCCGAAAGCATTGCCATATTATTTTCCCCATCCCGATCCGAGCCCTCAAGGGGGAGTAGAGATTAAGGGAAGGATACATTAAAAACTTGAGTTTCACACCTAATAACGGCTCGGTGATACATAAAAAAACTTTGCTAATATGAAATAAATAGAAAAGGTTTCCGGATTGTGGCAATATAACAATGCGAATAGATTAGATAAACCACAAAAGGGGAAGGTGCACCGGGGCTTTAACATCAATCAGTCGATCGCCAACAAGATATTCTTTACTGATGGCAAAGGTGATGAAAGACCTTTTGTGAGCCAAATTCTCTTTACCAGGGGGATATCAACCGTCAGCAGAAAAAAGGCGGTGATCCAATCCTCCAGGCTGCGCACTCCTGCCCGGACAGATGTGAACATACCTGCATCGTGGTTCGGGTTAAAGACAATTTTTACCCCAAGCTTATTAAGGATTGGCTCAAGCTCCGTAGACCAGTGGCCGGTGACTACCCGGATATCCTCGACACCAGAGGTGTGAAACCGTGGGATTGCTTCCCCTAGGAAGGTCGACTGGCCCAAGGGCAGCAACGGCTTGAAGCCACCGAGGCGAGAGGAATACCCGCCGGCCAGGATCAGGGCTGCGATGCCGTCCCCGAAGTTCATCGGTTTTTCCCGGACCTTACCTAAATGAGCTCCGCGGCGATGCTCACGGCAATCTCTTCCGGGGTTTCAGCGCCGATGGCAAGACCGCTAGGCGAAAAGATCCGGTAAAAGTCCTTTTGGGGAAAACCTTCTTTGGTCAGGGCCGCATAGATGGCCTCCCGTTTGCGGCGGCTGGCAAACATGCCGATATAGCCGGCTGGAGCCGCCAGCGCCTGGCGCAACACCGATTGGTCGTAGGCATGGTTCCGAGTAACCAGCACCAAGTAGCGGATTTATTGGTGGTTGATGGTAATCCCCTGGACTTAAGATTGCTGGAAAGCCCGGAACGCCTCCTAAGTCTCATTATGAAGGAAGGGAAAATTTTAAAAAATCAGCTCGCTTGAAATAAAATAGGAGCAGCGGAATCTCGATTCTTTGGATACTATGGTAGACGCTCTTAAAACTTTTGTGGTTACCAGTTCCTTACCCCCCTTGCCTGGGGCAAAGCTCTCGGCTGACTGAATTGTTACCAGACCGGAAACCGGCAAAAAGGAAGCGTTTATGCAATCAGATCATTTGGATAGATTTTACCGCACCACTTTGGCGGCCCTGTCTCCCATTGTCGATACCCTGCGGTTGATGTGCGGCGCCATCCGCCATGCCTTTAACCGCAGCAGCCTGGCCGAGTTGGAGGAAGTGGAGCGGCTGCGAGATAACCTTACTCTGGATATTGACGAATTTTTTAATAAAGTGGAACAACTACAGCAGGATAAG is a window from the Desulfobacca acetoxidans DSM 11109 genome containing:
- a CDS encoding IS1634 family transposase, whose amino-acid sequence is MYLRTTTRKRGDKIYQSLHIVESYRTKEGKVRQRILVNFGSASQYSSEQIQEIIAGLKIFFKLEEAKPQESIPPTGSLDFGSIYTIFRLWEEMDWTQVFKKFLQGRQFEFDVIANLKVMVAKRLLDPMAKLHLLDWLEGVHLPGIDRQQVDYNHLLRSLDFLIEHKAELEPKLAWPILTLFDAPLDLVFYDLTSCYCEIERADKVRNPSSQSDKPTLQNYGYDRDHSGCPQVVLGLVMTKDGIPLCHQVFPGETTDKAIFRKVILDVKARFPVQRCVVVSDRGLLSQDNLAVLGEAQLDYIVARPLRHNLISRQAIQATAQDVQAQIKRWKSDGTPLEEQECFREVTLDGRRFVVAYKAEIARQTKKTRQRKLAVATEYIRGRLARLQNQETGLHMPGKTLTHPETLVHLHDYLKKRQLSRYYQLRLDQQGRVACDPDEENRRWELLIDGKLLLETTNKTLSPAEVVHQYKELQDIERCFRTLKSSLDIRPVYHWVDRRIRAHIFLCIMALQLHRLMRSRLLEAKIFTSPERALEKLALQRTVQAEIDGKNFEGLIPPTPEQLDLFKALGVPTPHHQNLQDPMM
- a CDS encoding NAD(P)/FAD-dependent oxidoreductase translates to MAEDILKKGAILQRDKTSFAIAPHIPGGIITDFNQLRRLADVAEKYGVKAIKLTSAQRMALVGLQEADLDQVWQELGMPPGAAIGLCVRSVKICPGTTFCRIALQDAVKVGLALDSKYHGFELPYKFKMGVSGCPNSCAESTIKDVGLVGFKNGWRVYAGGFVSGIKPRLADVIADALDDQQALQLVDQVIEWYAQAGKKKRLGKIIDEVGLDRFKQDLGLS
- a CDS encoding HPF/RaiA family ribosome-associated protein, with protein sequence MLPLNIFIEGQNIEILPEWKEKIEEELTRLQKRYNDPIVNARVELIGGGRHRQGQFEIRIIAAVPGNTLTVTRQGELVSPLIIEAFDVLDRRLQETSDTRQQRVKTHPENTVLGKIARIFPDEDFGFIETADGEEVYFHAHALKKGNFDKLQVGHKVKLALEEGLKGPQAVWVRLQD
- the amrS gene encoding AmmeMemoRadiSam system radical SAM enzyme, producing MQQARFYEVEEDNKVRCYLCAHGCVIDPGKRGICMVRENRDGVLYSLVYGKIISRNVDPIEKKPLFHFLPGSRSFSIATVGCNLQCQHCQNYEISQWPRLRKNGFPGDDLTPSQIVAEAKSSGSLSIAYTYTEPTIFAEFAYDTAVLAKGEGIRNVFVSNGFMSERSATTMAEVIDADNIDLKSFSDSFYRKICKARLQPVLDTIERMKHLGVWVEVTTLIIPGLNDSDQELKEIADFIKGVGVDIPWHVSAFYPTYKMLDRPRTPVATLRRARQIGLEAGLRYVYTGNIPGENGEKTFCYACGAMVIDRFGYAINQNLLKNGACPQCGARIDGVWS
- a CDS encoding Spy/CpxP family protein refolding chaperone gives rise to the protein MTIHCRKRWLSLILTLALSLGLAGIATAGHWGMDGCCDMDMGHGRGMHGIRLTPEQAAQVFDLHQKFMNDTVDLRKQMMIKRAELGELWRAKEPDKAKIAAKEKEISVLRDQFREKAIAHKIEMKKNCPMMGRGMGPGPGQPPQGGK